The Arachis hypogaea cultivar Tifrunner chromosome 16, arahy.Tifrunner.gnm2.J5K5, whole genome shotgun sequence genome contains a region encoding:
- the LOC112755373 gene encoding uncharacterized protein → MANSSNKRVLLTSNGDVVSSGIAFHLAKQGCRLLLLGNEPILRTLANQINASLSLGDSHPKVDVVGLDLEDDRESLFLDAVDKACHILGTLDAFVNSYTYEGKMQDPLELSESEFKRIAKVNFMAAWFLLKAVGQRMRASKTGGSIVFLTSINGSERGLYPGAAAGAATMAGVQQLVRASAMEIGKYNIRVNGIVRGLHLQDEFPLSVGRERAEKFVKEAAPLERWLDAKNDLASTVIYLISDGSRYMTGTTIYVDGAQSITRPRMRSFM, encoded by the exons ATGGCAAACTCTTCAAACAAGAGAGTCCTTCTCACTTCCAACGGCGACGTCGTTTCGAGCGGCATTGCTTTTCACTTAGCCAAACAAGGATGCAGGTTGCTCTTGCTGGGGAACGAGCCCATCCTTCGAACCCTCGCTAACCAAATCAACGCTTCCCTTTCCTTAGGGGATTCTCATCCCAAGGTTGATGTGGTTGGATTGGACTTGGAGGATGATAGAGAATCGCTTTTTCTTGATGCTGTTGATAAGGCATGCCATATTTTGGGAACCTTGGACGCTTTTGTAAACTCTTACACTTATGAAG GGAAGATGCAAGATCCTCTAGAATTATCTGAGAGCGAGTTTAAGAGAATAGCAAAGGTGAATTTCATGGCTGCTTGGTTTCTGTTGAAGGCTGTTGGTCAACGGATGCGGGCCTCGAAGACAGGGGGCTCTATTGTGTTCTTGACATCGATAAATGGCTCTGAAAGAGGGCTTTACCCCGGTGCTGCTGCGGGTGCTGCCACCATGGCTGGAGTACAGCAATTAGTAAGG GCTTCAGCTATGGAGATAGGCAAGTACAATATCAGAGTTAATGGCATTGTGCGCGGCTTGCACTTGCAAGATGAATTCCCATTATCAGTTGGTAGGGAAAGGGCGGAGAAGTTTGTGAAGGAGGCAGCGCCACTTGAGAGATGGCTCGATGCTAAGAACGATCTCGCCTCAACAGTGATATACCTGATCAGTGATGGTTCCCGCTACATGACAGGAACAACCATATATGTGGATGGGGCACAGTCAATAACCAGACCTCGAATGCGTTCCTTTATGTGA
- the LOC112755372 gene encoding uncharacterized protein isoform X1: MDSFSEDEECPFFDAISDGTDTPEANKDVVLNDFGYQVWIRSPPSVHERRINFMKWMGLNKDQVTLENSVDVDGMEGDIDMMETRSSCFKEEVCSNRPSVSCLSRMDSSEEFNLVDTMPCRDGRLESGVRWNLDPVGLYRERNDGGRSAGSDQRVVAEECEDSEYLFCVSSNFQHGKKDIDALKQRSKRNNKGWFKRFGSMSCMVDRQGESDSRRHDGGCVFSGPNRIQKVKVRQCRKQTKELSALYMGQDIQAHRGSILTMKFSPDGRFLASAGEDGIVRLWKVVEDETCNEVDIPEVDPSCIYFTVNNLSELTPLFLEKEKLSKVKGLNKTSDSACIIFPPKVFRLLEKPLHEFHGHEGEILDLSWSNNNCLLSSSVDKTVRLWQVGHDFCLKVFPHSNYVTCIQFNPVDDNYFISGSIDGKVRIWEVPDCHVVDWTDIREIVTAVCYRPNGQGGIIGSMTGNCRFYTLSENHLQLDSQLCLLGKKKLPCRGITGFQFLPQDSNKVMVTCADSKVRILDGLNVVSKYEGLSAAGQMSASVTSDGKHILSACEDSNVYLWNVSDNESSSTKAKKIKSCERFFSNASVAVPWCGFESARQLDFFAKGSPQAMCLNPAASFSLSRDISSESLPKGSATWPEEKLPISSPKAKISSMHKSAYKFLKSSCKCTSNCHAWGLVILTAGWDGRIKSFHNYGLPVLV; the protein is encoded by the exons ATGGATAGCTTCAGTGAAGATGAAGAATGTCCATTCTTTGATGCAATATCAGATGGTACTGACACCCCTGAAGCTAATAAGGATGTGGTCTTGAATGACTTTGGGTATCAAGTTTGGATTCGGAGTCCCCCTAGTGTTCATGAGCGCAGGATTAATTTTATGAAGTGGATGGGACTCAATAAGGATCAAGTTACCCTAGAGAATTCGGTAGATGTTGATGGTATGGAAGGGGATATAGATATGATGGAAACAAGAAGTTCTTGTTTCAAGGAGGAGGTTTGTTCGAATCGGCCTTCGGTATCTTGTTTGTCAAGGATGGATTCTTCAGAGGAGTTTAATTTGGTGGACACTATGCCTTGCCGAGATGGGAGATTGGAGAGTGGAGTGAGGTGGAATCTGGATCCGGTGGGGCTATACAGGGAAAGGAATGATGGTGGAAGAAGTGCAGGCTCGGATCAGCGAGTTGTAGCCGAGGAATGCGAAGATTCTGAGTACTTGTTTTGTgtctcttcgaatttccagcatGGGAAGAAGGACATAGATGCCTTGAAGCAGAGGTCCAAGAGGAACAATAAGGGTTGGTTCAAAAGATTTGGTTCAATGAGTTGCATGGTTGATAGGCAAGGGGAATCTGATAGCAGAAGACACGATGGCGGATGTGTGTTCTCAGGGCCAAATAGGATTCAGAAGGTTAAGGTCCGGCAATGCCGGAAGCAAACAAAGGAACTTTCAGCTCTTTACATGGGCCAAGATATTCAAGCACATAGAGGCTCAATCTTGACCATGAAATTCAGCCCTGACGGCCGATTTCTTGCCAGTGCCGGCGAAGATGGCATTGTGAGATTGTGGAAAGTGGTTGAGGACGAGACATGTAACGAAGTTGACATTCCAGAAGTTGATCCATCCTGCATTTACTTTACAGTGAATAATCTATCTGAATTAACACCCTTATTTCTGGAAAAGGAGAAATTGAGCAAAGTGAAAGGCCTGAATAAAACATCCGATTCGGCTTGCATTATTTTCCCTCCCAAGGTCTTTAGGCTGTTGGAGAAACCATTGCATGAGTTCCATGGTCATGAAGGTGAAATTCTGGATCTTTCTTGGTCAAACAATAAT TGTCTGCTGTCATCTTCAGTTGACAAAACTGTCCGTCTATGGCAAGTGGGACACGACTTCTGCTTGAAAGTTTTTCCACATAGTAACTATG TGACATGCATACAATTCAATCCTGTGGATGATAATTATTTCATCAGTGGATCTATCGATGGAAAAGTTCGCATCTGGGAAGTTCCTGATTGTCATGTTGTTGATTGGACTGATATCCGGGAAATTGTGACTGCAGTTTGTTATCGGCCGAATGGTCAG GGAGGGATTATTGGGTCCATGACAGGCAATTGCCGGTTTTACACTCTATCAG aGAATCACTTACAGTTAGATTCCCAGTTATGCTTGCTTGGTAAAAAGAAACTTCCTTGCAGAGGAATAACTGGTTTTCAG TTTCTTCCACAAGATTCTAACAAAGTTATGGTTACTTGTGCTGATTCAAAAGTCAGAATCCTTGATGGGCTTAATGTGGTTAGTAAATACGAAG GCCTTAGTGCAGCGGGACAAATGTCTGCATCTGTTACTTCGGATGGGAAGCATATTTTGTCGGCATGCGAAGACTCTAATGTATATCTGTGGAATGTTTCTGACAACGAGTCTAGCTCCACAAAAGCGAAGAAGATTAAGTCCTGCGAGCGATTCTTTTCGAATGCATCGGTCGCAGTACCTTGGTGTGGTTTTGAAAGTGCTCGCCAATTAGATTTCTTCGCCAAGGGGTCACCACAAGCAATGTGTCTCAACCCTGCCGCTTCATTTTCTCTAAGTCGAGATATCTCCTCGGAGTCTCTTCCCAAAGGATCTGCGACTTGGCCTGAGGAGAAACTTCCTATTTCAAGCCCCAAGGCTAAAATATCATCAATGCATAAATCCGCATACAAGTTCTTGAAATCTTCTTGCAAGTGCACATCCAATTGTCATGCATGGGGTCTGGTTATTTTGACAGCCGGCTGGGATGGCCGGATAAAATCGTTCCACAATTATGGGTTGCCAGTACTAGTTTAA
- the LOC112755372 gene encoding uncharacterized protein isoform X2, whose protein sequence is MDSFSEDEECPFFDAISDGTDTPEANKDVVLNDFGYQVWIRSPPSVHERRINFMKWMGLNKDQVTLENSVDVDGMEGDIDMMETRSSCFKEEVCSNRPSVSCLSRMDSSEEFNLVDTMPCRDGRLESGVRWNLDPVGLYRERNDGGRSAGSDQRVVAEECEDSEYLFCVSSNFQHGKKDIDALKQRSKRNNKGWFKRFGSMSCMVDRQGESDSRRHDGGCVFSGPNRIQKVKVRQCRKQTKELSALYMGQDIQAHRGSILTMKFSPDGRFLASAGEDGIVRLWKVVEDETCNEVDIPEVDPSCIYFTVNNLSELTPLFLEKEKLSKVKGLNKTSDSACIIFPPKVFRLLEKPLHEFHGHEVDKTVRLWQVGHDFCLKVFPHSNYVTCIQFNPVDDNYFISGSIDGKVRIWEVPDCHVVDWTDIREIVTAVCYRPNGQGGIIGSMTGNCRFYTLSENHLQLDSQLCLLGKKKLPCRGITGFQFLPQDSNKVMVTCADSKVRILDGLNVVSKYEGLSAAGQMSASVTSDGKHILSACEDSNVYLWNVSDNESSSTKAKKIKSCERFFSNASVAVPWCGFESARQLDFFAKGSPQAMCLNPAASFSLSRDISSESLPKGSATWPEEKLPISSPKAKISSMHKSAYKFLKSSCKCTSNCHAWGLVILTAGWDGRIKSFHNYGLPVLV, encoded by the exons ATGGATAGCTTCAGTGAAGATGAAGAATGTCCATTCTTTGATGCAATATCAGATGGTACTGACACCCCTGAAGCTAATAAGGATGTGGTCTTGAATGACTTTGGGTATCAAGTTTGGATTCGGAGTCCCCCTAGTGTTCATGAGCGCAGGATTAATTTTATGAAGTGGATGGGACTCAATAAGGATCAAGTTACCCTAGAGAATTCGGTAGATGTTGATGGTATGGAAGGGGATATAGATATGATGGAAACAAGAAGTTCTTGTTTCAAGGAGGAGGTTTGTTCGAATCGGCCTTCGGTATCTTGTTTGTCAAGGATGGATTCTTCAGAGGAGTTTAATTTGGTGGACACTATGCCTTGCCGAGATGGGAGATTGGAGAGTGGAGTGAGGTGGAATCTGGATCCGGTGGGGCTATACAGGGAAAGGAATGATGGTGGAAGAAGTGCAGGCTCGGATCAGCGAGTTGTAGCCGAGGAATGCGAAGATTCTGAGTACTTGTTTTGTgtctcttcgaatttccagcatGGGAAGAAGGACATAGATGCCTTGAAGCAGAGGTCCAAGAGGAACAATAAGGGTTGGTTCAAAAGATTTGGTTCAATGAGTTGCATGGTTGATAGGCAAGGGGAATCTGATAGCAGAAGACACGATGGCGGATGTGTGTTCTCAGGGCCAAATAGGATTCAGAAGGTTAAGGTCCGGCAATGCCGGAAGCAAACAAAGGAACTTTCAGCTCTTTACATGGGCCAAGATATTCAAGCACATAGAGGCTCAATCTTGACCATGAAATTCAGCCCTGACGGCCGATTTCTTGCCAGTGCCGGCGAAGATGGCATTGTGAGATTGTGGAAAGTGGTTGAGGACGAGACATGTAACGAAGTTGACATTCCAGAAGTTGATCCATCCTGCATTTACTTTACAGTGAATAATCTATCTGAATTAACACCCTTATTTCTGGAAAAGGAGAAATTGAGCAAAGTGAAAGGCCTGAATAAAACATCCGATTCGGCTTGCATTATTTTCCCTCCCAAGGTCTTTAGGCTGTTGGAGAAACCATTGCATGAGTTCCATGGTCATGAAG TTGACAAAACTGTCCGTCTATGGCAAGTGGGACACGACTTCTGCTTGAAAGTTTTTCCACATAGTAACTATG TGACATGCATACAATTCAATCCTGTGGATGATAATTATTTCATCAGTGGATCTATCGATGGAAAAGTTCGCATCTGGGAAGTTCCTGATTGTCATGTTGTTGATTGGACTGATATCCGGGAAATTGTGACTGCAGTTTGTTATCGGCCGAATGGTCAG GGAGGGATTATTGGGTCCATGACAGGCAATTGCCGGTTTTACACTCTATCAG aGAATCACTTACAGTTAGATTCCCAGTTATGCTTGCTTGGTAAAAAGAAACTTCCTTGCAGAGGAATAACTGGTTTTCAG TTTCTTCCACAAGATTCTAACAAAGTTATGGTTACTTGTGCTGATTCAAAAGTCAGAATCCTTGATGGGCTTAATGTGGTTAGTAAATACGAAG GCCTTAGTGCAGCGGGACAAATGTCTGCATCTGTTACTTCGGATGGGAAGCATATTTTGTCGGCATGCGAAGACTCTAATGTATATCTGTGGAATGTTTCTGACAACGAGTCTAGCTCCACAAAAGCGAAGAAGATTAAGTCCTGCGAGCGATTCTTTTCGAATGCATCGGTCGCAGTACCTTGGTGTGGTTTTGAAAGTGCTCGCCAATTAGATTTCTTCGCCAAGGGGTCACCACAAGCAATGTGTCTCAACCCTGCCGCTTCATTTTCTCTAAGTCGAGATATCTCCTCGGAGTCTCTTCCCAAAGGATCTGCGACTTGGCCTGAGGAGAAACTTCCTATTTCAAGCCCCAAGGCTAAAATATCATCAATGCATAAATCCGCATACAAGTTCTTGAAATCTTCTTGCAAGTGCACATCCAATTGTCATGCATGGGGTCTGGTTATTTTGACAGCCGGCTGGGATGGCCGGATAAAATCGTTCCACAATTATGGGTTGCCAGTACTAGTTTAA
- the LOC112755374 gene encoding uncharacterized protein, with the protein MGSYSRGRDFLFCQLCGTMLTIPLRASDKYAQCPLCKAKRNLKHIRGKEISYKISAEDIRRELGINIIDEQKVQLSKVNKKCDKCGHGEATFYTRQMRSADEGQTTFYTCIGCGFQFQEN; encoded by the exons ATGGGTTCATATTCTCGGGGACGCGATTTCTTGTTCTGCCAATTGTGTGGCACCATGCTCACTATCCCTCTCAGGGCTTCGGATAAATACGCTCAGTGCCCTTTGTGCAAGGCTAAGCGAAACCTCAAAC ATATTCGCGGAAAGGAAATAAGTTACAAAATTTCTGCTGAG GATATAAGAAGAGAACTTGGAATCAATATAATCGATGAACAGAAGGTGCAATTGTCTAAG GTCAACAAGAAATGTGATAAATGTGGTCATGGTGAAGCTACCTTCTATACCAGACAG ATGAGATCAGCAGATGAAGGGCAAACCACTTTCTACACATGTATCGGTTGTGGCTTTCAGTTTCAAGAGAACTAG